Proteins from a genomic interval of Oncorhynchus mykiss isolate Arlee chromosome 21, USDA_OmykA_1.1, whole genome shotgun sequence:
- the LOC110500138 gene encoding ADP-sugar pyrophosphatase gives MSSPPKLTTIPNVVKEEVIASGKWLKLEKTTYVDPVGNTRTWETTKRTTRQANAADGVGIIALLKRTLHKDCVVMVKQFRPPIGCCTLEFPAGLIDEGESAEIAALRELKEETGYKGEVVGVTPVTCLDPGLSNCTTQIVMVNINGDDLENTNPTQQLGDGEFVEVLLLPLDEFQREIDDLMKKEKIVVDSKVYIYGMGMSQAFFKPNELRVLKQ, from the exons ATGAGCAGCCCTCCCAAATTGACAACCATACCTAACGTTGTAAAAGAGGAG GTCATTGCATCTGGGAAATGGTTGAAACTTGAGAAGACCACCTATGTGGACCCTGTTGGAAACACAAG AACTTGGGAGACTACGAAAAGGACAACCAGACAGGCCAATGCAGCAGATg GTGTGGGAATCATTGCCCTTCTGAAGAGGACCCTCCACAAAGACTGCGTTGTCATGGTGAAGCAGTTCCGTCCACCAATAGGGTGCTGTACCCTAGAGTTCCCTGCAG GTCTGATTGACGAGGGTGAGAGTGCAGAGATTGCTGCTCTGCGAGAGCTGAAGGAGGAGACTGGTTACAAGGGGGAGGTGGTAGGAGTCACCCCAG TGACCTGCTTGGACCCTGGCCTCTCTAACTGCACCACACAGATCGTCATGGTTAACATCAATGGAGATGACCTTGAAAACACCAACCCCACACAGCAACTGG GTGATGGAG AATTTGTTGAAGTTCTTCTTCTACCTCTTGATGAATTCCAGAGGGAAATTGATG acctGATGAAGAAGGAGAAGATTGTAGTGGACTCTAAGGTTTACATCTACGGCATGGGGATGTCCCAGGCCTTCTTTAAACCCAATGAACTCCGAGTGCTCAAACAGTGA